The following coding sequences are from one Lolium rigidum isolate FL_2022 chromosome 6, APGP_CSIRO_Lrig_0.1, whole genome shotgun sequence window:
- the LOC124662475 gene encoding uncharacterized protein LOC124662475, whose translation MATIRYATAPPVEHSIEVDTICFYEHAAPAGRFAVCVACYPMSSIGFCRLGAALPHESVMQPGENSLTTFLVADPATLRTAAACHGALRGMLAALPELQSLRLTEDEWDAVVPADVVPAIVGAARRANGFSFCFHMGVHRRVIHDERGLLMACREWRLAASALGEKDCGICLDELERESAVQMTCCEHAFHRRCISEWISKATCPMCRRDVWRPAVPEILELSFAGAPAQGMPDIE comes from the coding sequence ATGGCGACAATTAGATACGCCACGGCTCCCCCAGTCGAGCACAGCATCGAGGTAGACACGATCTGCTTCTACGAGCACGCCGCTCCCGCCGGCCGATTTGCGGTGTGCGTGGCATGCTATCCGATGAGTTCCATCGGCTTCTGCAGGCTCGGCGCCGCTCTGCCCCACGAATCGGTCATGCAACCCGGCGAGAACTCCCTGACGACGTTCCTCGTCGCTGACCCCGCCACGCTCcggaccgccgccgcctgccacgGCGCCCTGCGCGGGATGCTGGCGGCGCTCCCAGAGCTCCAGTCGCTGCGCCTCACGGAGGACGAGTGGGATGCCGTCGTGCCCGCGGATGTGGTGCCGGCGATTGTGGGCGCGGCGCGCCGTGCCAATGGCTTCAGCTTCTGCTTCCATATGGGGGTGCACCGCCGGGTGATACACGACGAGCGGGGTCTCCTCATGGCGTGCAGGGAGTGGCGGCTGGCGGCATCGGCGCTGGGAGAGAAGGACTGCGGGATCTGCCTCGATGAACTGGAGCGTGAGTCCGCAGTGCAGATGACGTGCTGCGAGCACGCGTTCCATCGCCGGTGCATTTCCGAgtggatctccaaggcgacgtgcCCGATGTGCCGGCGCGACGTCTGGCGCCCTGCCGTGCCGGAGATCCTTGAACTGTCTTTCGCCGGCGCGCCGGCTCAAGGCATGCCAGATATTGAGTAG